The following nucleotide sequence is from Pseudomonadota bacterium.
TAAAGCTCACCATGTTGTATGCCATAACAGTACCGCCGACCCAGGTAGCAACAAATGAATAGAAGAGAGAGTTTACGTGACAGCATGGCATGACGAGAAGATTGCAGTCATCATAATTGAACTGGTGATCAAATATCTGGATGAAATACTGGGCAAAGAGATTGGCATGTGTCTTTACGACACCCTTTGGCCTGCCCGTTGTTCCACCTGTATACATGATAACCCATGGATCGTCGGCATCTACTACGGTTGCCGGTTCTTCCGGGCTCGCTTTTGCCAGCGCTTCTTCGTAAGAAACAAAGCCATCATACTTCTCATTATCCAAGGCAAAGGAGACATACTTCTCGACGGTAGTGAGGTTTTTCTTCATTTCATTAATCTGGTTGATCCAGGGAAATTCTTTACCGTCTGCTCCGTCTTTCCCGCCCTGTACGATAAAAACTTTTGCCTCACAGTGATTTGTGATATATTCCATATCTACAGGCGCAAGCCTGAACATAAGCGGTACGCAGATAAATCCGCCCTTCGCAGCCGCTGCATAGATCTCCATCCATTCCACACAATTGTATGCAAGGACTGCAAACCTGTCGCCCTTCTTCATGCCCATATCGGCAAGTGCATTTGCAAGCCTGCATGATCTCTCGTCCCACTGTTTAAATGTATAAGCCTTGTACAAGTCCTTAATGCCGATCTTGTTAGGAAATTTTAAGGCATTTACCCTTACCACGTCTTTTGCTGTTAACCAGCGTCCGTTCCTCATGTTTCGTCCTCCTACGATTATTTTTTAATGATAAATTGTTCTATAAAAACTGCTTTTACTCAACAAGCTCCAGAAAATGNNNNNAGCTCCAGAAAATGGTACACCTTCTGTGGCATCTTATTTCTCAGAACATTGTCGATTAAATTTATCATGCAACCAGGACATGCAGTAACGACTATATCTGCGCCTGTTGCTTTGATGCCGTCCATTTTTTTATCTGCAATCTTCTTTGTAAGGTCATAGTGATAAACGCTAAAGGAACCGCCCATACCACAGCACATATCAGCATTGGGCATTTCAACATATTTCAAACCTTTTAAAGCCTTCAGGATCATCCTTGGCTGGTCTTTAATGTTCTGATACCTTACAAGGTGGCACGGGTCGTGCCATGTGGCCGTCTTACCTTCAAATTCCTTTTTCAGTTTGAATTCTTCCAGTGGTACCTTCATAACATCAATAATAAACTCGGTGCTGTCTTTTACCTTCTTTTCAAATTCTTC
It contains:
- a CDS encoding (Fe-S)-binding protein, which codes for MKVPLEEFKLKKEFEGKTATWHDPCHLVRYQNIKDQPRMILKALKGLKYVEMPNADMCCGMGGSFSVYHYDLTKKIADKKMDGIKATGADIVVTACPGCMINLIDNVLRNKMPQKVYHFLELXXFSGAC